In one Bradyrhizobium cosmicum genomic region, the following are encoded:
- a CDS encoding PAS domain-containing protein, translating to MTSAENSTPSRSAILEAHDLENAPEDVGFDELTSFTAALCQTPICLVSIVGDTMQHFIAKQGLDVSGTPRETSFCAHAMLGAGLMVVPDATKDPRFADNPLVTGEPMIRFYAGTPLVTDDGFPLGSLCVIDRVPRAGLTPLQEQGLRVMAAQVMTAMGFRKKTKIQRTNEAVAKQALSETEQKFRILADTMPQMVWSTLPDGHHDYYNARWYEFTGVPEGSTDGEGWNGMFHPDDQDGAWERWRHSLRTGEPYEIEYRLRAADGGYRWTLGRALPIRDAEGRITRWFGTCTDIHEQKLLMEQREMVSQELSHRIKNIFSVINGLIGLSTRVHPQMKGLADELRSRIMSLGKAHDFVRPHSARSRPSATQATLKGLLDKLLSAYQSDPRRILITGRDCRIDDRAATPLALTFHELATNAAKYGALSTLEGRVAIDISESAEDVVIGWSESGGPTIDLAPSVEGFGSKLIELSVSNQLGGRISNTWKPGGLHVVAAIPKSSMSRPTP from the coding sequence ATGACTTCCGCAGAGAATTCCACTCCGTCCAGGTCCGCGATCCTCGAGGCGCATGATCTCGAAAATGCCCCGGAGGATGTGGGGTTCGACGAGCTGACGTCGTTCACGGCGGCACTCTGTCAGACCCCGATATGTCTCGTCAGCATCGTCGGCGACACGATGCAACATTTCATTGCGAAGCAAGGCCTCGACGTATCCGGGACACCGCGTGAAACGTCGTTCTGTGCGCACGCCATGTTGGGCGCCGGCCTGATGGTCGTGCCTGATGCCACCAAGGACCCAAGGTTCGCGGACAATCCCCTGGTGACCGGAGAGCCCATGATCAGGTTCTACGCCGGCACTCCGCTCGTGACCGATGACGGATTTCCGCTCGGTTCGCTCTGCGTAATCGATCGCGTCCCCAGAGCCGGCCTGACGCCATTGCAGGAGCAAGGCCTGCGCGTGATGGCGGCTCAGGTCATGACCGCGATGGGATTTCGCAAGAAGACAAAGATTCAGCGGACCAACGAGGCCGTCGCAAAGCAGGCGCTGTCGGAGACAGAGCAGAAGTTTCGCATCCTTGCAGACACGATGCCGCAGATGGTGTGGTCGACGCTGCCCGATGGGCACCACGATTACTACAATGCGAGATGGTACGAATTCACGGGGGTTCCCGAGGGCTCCACCGACGGTGAGGGCTGGAATGGAATGTTCCACCCTGACGATCAGGACGGCGCCTGGGAGCGCTGGCGACACTCTCTGAGAACCGGCGAGCCTTACGAAATCGAATATCGTTTGAGAGCTGCGGACGGCGGATATCGTTGGACTTTGGGACGGGCCCTGCCGATCCGCGATGCGGAGGGCCGAATCACCCGCTGGTTCGGAACCTGCACCGACATCCACGAGCAGAAGCTGCTGATGGAGCAGCGCGAGATGGTCAGCCAGGAGCTGAGCCATCGCATCAAGAACATTTTCTCCGTCATCAACGGGCTGATCGGGCTGTCGACGCGTGTGCACCCCCAGATGAAGGGTTTGGCCGACGAGCTTCGTTCACGCATCATGTCGCTGGGAAAAGCGCACGACTTCGTGCGTCCTCACAGTGCCAGATCCCGGCCGAGCGCGACGCAGGCGACGCTGAAAGGCCTGCTGGACAAGCTTTTGTCCGCCTATCAATCAGACCCGCGGCGTATTCTGATCACGGGAAGAGACTGTCGTATCGACGACCGCGCCGCCACACCGCTTGCCCTGACGTTTCACGAACTGGCGACAAATGCCGCAAAGTACGGTGCTCTTTCGACGCTCGAGGGGCGCGTTGCCATCGACATCAGCGAGTCGGCCGAGGATGTCGTCATTGGATGGAGCGAGAGCGGAGGTCCGACCATCGATCTGGCGCCGAGCGTCGAGGGCTTCGGGTCGAAGCTGATCGAGTTGAGCGTTTCAAACCAGCTCGGAGGGCGTATTTCAAACACATGGAAACCGGGCGGATTGCACGTCGTGGCCGCAATCCCCAAAAGCTCGATGAGCCGTCCTACGCCGTAA
- a CDS encoding response regulator, whose protein sequence is MSYSGPGELLTWSQMTPSVLIVEDEIFVATDIARILEDAGYRVAAIAADREEALEAGPEAEIALVDINLRDGLTGPQIALELSRKYGTKIFYVTANPKQIAPKADTAIGFIRKPFSDDAILAAIHHACGEAERSSSAEITLFTA, encoded by the coding sequence ATGTCCTATTCCGGTCCGGGTGAATTACTGACGTGGTCGCAAATGACGCCCTCCGTATTGATTGTTGAAGACGAAATCTTCGTGGCCACCGACATTGCACGCATTCTGGAAGATGCGGGCTATCGCGTGGCCGCGATTGCAGCCGACCGCGAGGAGGCTTTGGAGGCAGGTCCGGAGGCCGAGATTGCTCTTGTGGACATCAATTTGCGCGACGGTCTGACCGGGCCGCAGATCGCGCTCGAACTGTCGCGGAAGTACGGGACCAAGATCTTCTACGTCACCGCCAACCCCAAGCAAATCGCACCCAAAGCCGACACCGCGATCGGATTCATCCGGAAGCCGTTCAGCGATGATGCAATCCTGGCGGCGATCCACCACGCATGCGGGGAGGCCGAACGGTCCAGTTCGGCAGAGATTACGTTATTTACGGCGTAG
- a CDS encoding MarR family winged helix-turn-helix transcriptional regulator, with protein sequence MAKPNSPITEHLAYLLAQANREINRQLELRLSKEGVPVEQWRILKVLSDGNGHSMGELADAVLLNHPTLTKMIDRMVSDTLVYRVQDPNDRRKVLMFISDRGKVLCRKLNSLAVDQEEHILESYGDKSTSELKRLLESLIDSSN encoded by the coding sequence GTGGCAAAACCGAACTCTCCGATCACCGAACACCTCGCCTACCTGCTCGCGCAGGCCAACCGGGAGATCAACCGGCAGTTGGAACTGCGCTTGAGCAAGGAAGGCGTTCCCGTCGAACAATGGCGCATCCTGAAGGTGCTGTCGGATGGCAACGGCCATTCGATGGGCGAGCTTGCCGACGCGGTGCTGCTCAATCATCCGACGCTGACCAAGATGATCGACCGAATGGTTTCCGACACACTGGTCTATCGCGTGCAGGACCCGAACGACCGCCGCAAGGTGCTGATGTTCATCTCCGACCGCGGCAAGGTGCTGTGCAGGAAGCTCAACTCACTCGCGGTGGACCAGGAAGAGCACATCCTGGAGAGCTATGGCGACAAGTCGACGAGTGAGCTGAAGCGGTTGCTGGAGAGCTTGATCGACAGCTCGAATTGA
- a CDS encoding substrate-binding domain-containing protein, giving the protein MRATVNFPAHGGPALPPSMLFRNLSSSAADFDLSPIDAHFMKRRGARNKLRIGNFLTFTGSPGIWGPTSTNSAMLAVAEINKRGGILGRELELSIYDSGGPIDEVVRRAEQAIAFDEVDLIMGSHISAVRVALREVTGNRIPYIYTPVYEGGERTPGVMAIGETPRWQSRPAIHWLTDVKKAARWYLIGSDYVWPWQSHRSVKRYIKEAGGQVVGEEFVPVGEDNHEAHLARIRAAKPDVVLISLIGTDSITFNRAFADAGLANSTLRLAGAMDETVLLGIGADNTANLFCASGYFSGMASRANDEFLGAYYSMFGPHAPPVGSVGQSNYEGLRFLETVANRAGSLGLRPLLKAARNTVYTAARGPVTLRDGRAEMPMYLAEADGLDFKLVKTL; this is encoded by the coding sequence GTGCGCGCGACGGTAAACTTCCCGGCTCACGGCGGTCCGGCGTTGCCGCCGTCCATGCTGTTCAGGAATCTGTCGTCGTCGGCAGCGGATTTCGACCTGTCGCCAATCGACGCGCATTTCATGAAGCGCCGCGGCGCGCGCAACAAGCTCCGCATCGGCAATTTCCTCACCTTCACCGGCTCGCCAGGGATATGGGGTCCGACCTCCACCAACAGCGCGATGCTGGCGGTCGCCGAGATCAACAAGCGCGGCGGCATCCTCGGTCGCGAGCTTGAGCTGTCGATCTACGATTCCGGCGGCCCGATCGACGAGGTCGTGCGGCGCGCCGAGCAGGCGATCGCCTTCGATGAGGTCGATCTCATCATGGGCTCGCATATCAGCGCCGTCCGCGTCGCGCTGCGCGAGGTCACGGGCAACCGCATCCCCTACATCTACACGCCGGTCTATGAAGGTGGCGAGCGCACGCCGGGCGTGATGGCGATCGGCGAGACGCCGCGCTGGCAGAGCCGCCCCGCCATCCACTGGCTCACCGACGTCAAGAAGGCGGCGCGCTGGTATCTGATCGGCAGCGATTACGTCTGGCCCTGGCAGTCGCATCGTTCGGTCAAGCGCTACATCAAGGAGGCCGGCGGCCAAGTCGTCGGGGAGGAGTTCGTCCCCGTCGGCGAGGACAATCACGAGGCGCATCTGGCGCGCATCCGCGCCGCCAAGCCGGATGTCGTGCTGATCTCGCTGATCGGCACCGACAGCATCACCTTCAATCGTGCCTTCGCGGACGCGGGTCTCGCCAATTCGACGCTGCGGCTCGCGGGTGCGATGGACGAGACCGTGCTGCTGGGCATCGGCGCCGACAACACCGCGAACCTGTTCTGCGCCTCCGGCTATTTCAGCGGCATGGCTTCGCGCGCCAATGACGAGTTCCTCGGCGCCTATTATTCCATGTTCGGTCCGCATGCCCCGCCGGTCGGCTCGGTCGGCCAGTCCAATTACGAGGGGCTGCGCTTCCTGGAGACGGTCGCCAATCGGGCCGGTTCGCTGGGGTTGCGTCCGCTGCTGAAGGCGGCGCGCAACACGGTCTACACGGCCGCCCGCGGCCCCGTGACCCTGCGCGACGGCCGGGCCGAGATGCCGATGTATCTCGCCGAAGCTGACGGCCTCGACTTCAAGCTCGTCAAGACGCTCTGA
- a CDS encoding amidase gives MTVALPTPAQLRTVAEQCGLALSDEDVTSFRGLMQGSIDAYNLVGAMPDEVPEVKYPRTPGYRPSPEENPRNAWYRKSTVKGAGSGKLKGKTVALKDNIMLAGVPMMNGSATLEGYVPDFDATIVTRMLDAGAEIAGKTHCESFCMSGGSHTGAVGAVHNPHKMGYSAGGSSSGSGVVVALGEVDMAIGGDQGGSIRMPSSFCGTYGMKPTWGLVPYTGIMPIEVFVDHTGPMTATVADNALLLEVLAGDDGYDPRIKAPKVEEYTKALGQGVKGMKIGILKEGFEQVTAESAVNESVREAAKRFKDLGATVETVSIPMHLVGPAIWTPIGTEGMTQTMMYGDGYGLSRSDLYSTSLMDFHRGWRRQADSLSETTKLFLMLGTYINNTFGPRYYGKALNISRRLTAAYDKAFAEYDLLLLPTTPMKATKLPEPTASREDYVARALEMISNTAPFDITHHPAMSLPCGMVDGLPVGLMLVGRMFEESTIYRAAHAFEQIGDWKKM, from the coding sequence GTGACCGTTGCCCTTCCCACGCCAGCCCAATTGCGCACCGTCGCCGAGCAGTGCGGCCTCGCGCTGTCCGATGAAGACGTCACCTCGTTTCGCGGCCTGATGCAGGGCTCGATCGACGCCTACAATCTCGTGGGCGCGATGCCGGACGAAGTGCCGGAGGTCAAATACCCGCGCACGCCGGGCTATCGGCCCTCGCCGGAAGAGAATCCGCGCAATGCCTGGTACCGCAAGTCGACCGTGAAGGGCGCTGGCTCCGGCAAGCTCAAGGGCAAGACCGTCGCGCTGAAGGACAACATCATGCTTGCAGGCGTGCCCATGATGAATGGCTCGGCGACGCTGGAAGGCTACGTCCCCGATTTTGACGCCACCATCGTCACCCGCATGCTCGATGCTGGCGCCGAGATCGCCGGCAAGACCCACTGCGAATCCTTCTGCATGTCCGGCGGCAGCCACACCGGTGCGGTCGGCGCGGTGCATAATCCGCACAAGATGGGCTATTCGGCCGGCGGCTCGTCCTCGGGCAGCGGCGTCGTCGTCGCGCTTGGCGAGGTCGACATGGCGATCGGCGGCGACCAGGGCGGCTCGATCCGCATGCCGTCCTCGTTCTGCGGCACCTATGGCATGAAGCCGACCTGGGGCCTGGTCCCCTACACCGGGATCATGCCGATCGAGGTTTTCGTCGATCACACCGGTCCGATGACCGCCACCGTTGCCGACAACGCGCTGCTGCTGGAAGTGCTGGCCGGTGACGACGGCTACGATCCCCGCATCAAGGCGCCCAAGGTCGAGGAGTACACCAAGGCGCTCGGTCAGGGTGTCAAGGGCATGAAGATCGGCATCCTCAAGGAAGGCTTCGAGCAGGTGACCGCCGAATCCGCCGTGAATGAGAGCGTGCGGGAAGCCGCCAAGCGCTTCAAGGACCTTGGCGCCACCGTCGAGACCGTGTCGATTCCGATGCATCTCGTTGGACCTGCGATCTGGACGCCGATCGGCACCGAGGGCATGACCCAGACCATGATGTACGGCGATGGCTATGGCCTCTCCCGGTCCGACCTCTATTCGACCTCGCTGATGGATTTCCATCGCGGCTGGCGCCGGCAGGCGGATTCGCTGTCGGAGACGACGAAGCTGTTCCTGATGCTTGGCACCTACATCAACAACACCTTCGGTCCCCGCTACTATGGCAAGGCGCTCAACATCTCCCGCCGTCTCACCGCCGCCTATGACAAGGCCTTCGCCGAATACGACCTGTTGCTGCTGCCAACGACGCCGATGAAGGCGACAAAATTACCGGAGCCGACCGCCAGCCGTGAGGATTACGTCGCCCGGGCGCTGGAGATGATCTCCAACACCGCGCCGTTCGACATCACCCATCATCCCGCGATGTCGCTGCCCTGCGGCATGGTCGACGGCCTGCCCGTCGGCCTGATGCTGGTCGGCCGGATGTTCGAGGAATCCACCATCTACCGCGCCGCGCATGCCTTCGAGCAGATCGGCGACTGGAAGAAGATGTGA
- a CDS encoding branched-chain amino acid ABC transporter permease, with the protein MANAFVAAFEILSFGAIIVLIVLGLGIIASMMGIFNFAQGEFVLLGAYITYLAYAKGMPIWTGMVAAPFVVGALGFALEALIIRRFYAAPIVAMLGTYALGLIIREAVRGLIGGFYLTVPEPIGGSIDIGAMHISAWRFTIIVITLLVMAGCYLLLSRTSFGLRMRATLENPLLARASGISTPLMYGATFAFGSALAGLAGALIVPVFSLYADLGLRFLIQGFVAVMVGGVGSFIGPVAGAGVIGTLSAALPWVMAPVVADVLVFVLAIVFIKFRPQGLIAGKGV; encoded by the coding sequence ATGGCTAACGCGTTCGTCGCGGCGTTCGAGATCCTGAGCTTTGGCGCGATCATCGTCCTGATCGTGCTGGGGCTCGGGATCATCGCCAGCATGATGGGGATCTTCAACTTCGCGCAGGGCGAGTTCGTTCTGCTTGGGGCCTACATCACTTATCTCGCCTACGCCAAGGGCATGCCGATCTGGACCGGCATGGTCGCGGCGCCCTTCGTGGTCGGCGCGCTCGGCTTCGCGCTGGAAGCGCTGATCATCCGCCGCTTCTACGCCGCGCCCATCGTGGCGATGCTTGGCACCTATGCGCTCGGGCTCATCATCCGCGAGGCCGTGCGCGGGCTGATCGGCGGCTTCTATCTCACCGTGCCGGAGCCGATCGGCGGCTCCATCGATATCGGCGCCATGCACATCTCGGCCTGGCGCTTCACCATCATCGTCATCACGCTGCTGGTGATGGCGGGCTGCTATCTCCTGCTGTCGCGCACGAGCTTCGGCCTGCGCATGCGCGCCACGCTGGAGAACCCGTTGCTGGCGCGCGCCTCGGGCATTTCAACGCCCCTGATGTACGGCGCCACCTTCGCGTTCGGTTCGGCGCTCGCCGGTCTTGCCGGCGCGCTGATCGTGCCGGTGTTCAGCCTCTACGCCGATCTCGGCCTGCGCTTCCTGATCCAGGGCTTTGTCGCGGTCATGGTCGGCGGCGTCGGCTCCTTCATCGGACCGGTCGCGGGTGCCGGCGTCATCGGCACGCTCAGCGCCGCGCTGCCATGGGTGATGGCGCCCGTCGTCGCCGACGTCCTCGTCTTCGTTCTTGCCATTGTCTTCATCAAATTCCGGCCACAGGGCCTCATCGCTGGAAAAGGGGTTTAA
- a CDS encoding substrate-binding protein, with product MFADRTNLTRRRFLSNFAFATGAVATGVGSWVIPAPWANAAEGPIKVGIATDLTGPIAYAGTADANVAKMLIKDMNAAGGLLGRPLELYIEDTASNESVAVGNVRKLIQRDKVDMVLGGITSSMRNAIKDPIVARGKTLYIYPQLYEGKECTPYLFCTGPTPAQQCDEFIPWLIKNGGKKFALPSANYVWPHTLNVYARKVIEANGGEVVFEEYYPLDQVDFSSTVNRIISNKVDVVFNTVIPPGVGPFFKQLYEAGFLKNGGRLACVYYDENTLNINQAAEIEGLASCLDYFKVLTKENPFDAKIQAAYEKDFPGNFLFAAGSAATGTYRGLKLWEAAVKEAGKVDRDSVAAALDHAKIAEGPGGPAEMVPGKRHCKMKMYTAVAKAGNYEIVGRSDGLVDPKEC from the coding sequence ATGTTTGCTGATCGTACCAATCTCACGCGCCGTCGTTTCCTCTCGAATTTCGCCTTTGCGACCGGCGCGGTCGCGACCGGCGTCGGCAGCTGGGTGATCCCGGCGCCCTGGGCCAACGCGGCGGAAGGCCCGATCAAGGTCGGCATCGCCACCGACCTCACCGGCCCGATCGCCTATGCCGGCACGGCGGACGCCAATGTCGCCAAGATGCTTATCAAGGACATGAACGCTGCCGGCGGTCTGCTCGGCCGTCCGCTCGAGCTCTACATCGAGGACACCGCGTCGAACGAGTCCGTCGCCGTCGGAAATGTGCGCAAGCTGATCCAGCGCGACAAGGTCGACATGGTGCTGGGCGGCATCACCTCCTCGATGCGCAACGCCATCAAGGACCCGATCGTGGCGCGCGGCAAGACGCTCTACATCTATCCGCAGCTCTACGAAGGCAAGGAGTGCACGCCCTACCTGTTCTGCACCGGTCCGACGCCGGCTCAGCAGTGCGACGAATTCATTCCCTGGCTGATCAAGAACGGCGGCAAGAAGTTCGCGCTGCCGAGCGCCAACTATGTCTGGCCGCACACGCTCAACGTCTACGCCCGCAAGGTGATCGAGGCGAACGGCGGCGAAGTCGTGTTCGAGGAATATTACCCGCTCGACCAGGTCGACTTCTCCTCGACCGTTAACCGCATCATCTCCAACAAGGTCGACGTCGTCTTCAACACCGTCATTCCGCCGGGCGTCGGCCCGTTCTTCAAGCAGCTCTATGAAGCGGGCTTCCTCAAGAACGGCGGCAGGCTCGCCTGCGTCTACTATGACGAGAACACCCTCAACATCAACCAGGCCGCCGAGATCGAGGGCCTGGCCAGCTGCCTCGATTACTTCAAGGTGCTGACCAAGGAGAATCCTTTCGACGCCAAGATCCAGGCGGCCTACGAGAAGGATTTTCCGGGCAACTTCCTGTTCGCCGCCGGTAGCGCCGCGACCGGCACCTATCGCGGCCTGAAGCTGTGGGAAGCCGCCGTCAAGGAGGCCGGCAAGGTCGATCGCGATTCGGTTGCCGCCGCGCTCGACCATGCCAAGATCGCCGAAGGTCCGGGCGGACCCGCCGAGATGGTGCCGGGCAAGCGGCACTGCAAGATGAAGATGTACACCGCGGTCGCCAAGGCCGGTAACTATGAGATCGTCGGACGCAGCGACGGGCTCGTCGATCCCAAGGAATGCTGA
- a CDS encoding branched-chain amino acid ABC transporter permease, whose product MPKSMGVVEQAVPAGIGGEAGVAMSNGGTAGQAAAGRKILPIVEGVVLVAALLAPLVLQDYLTVFATRVIILALFALSFDLVWGYAGIMSFGQALFFGSAGYGVALLARDLDITNIFLVLPAGTLIGLAFSLLLGGFLLLGRHPSSVIFVSLGTLTGSYAADRLARGWYYLGGQNGIPSIAPMTLGGYEFTEGPAFYYLVLGILVVVYLLCRFLVRSQFGLALAGLRENEQRIAFFGYKVQHLKAIIFTIGGAVAGLAGSLYAFHEGFVWPNMVGVVVSTQVVLYVLFGGSGTLIGAVIGAIIVEGVSFWLSDNYRDIWPIILGLLLLLVILFRPLGLISFVLGERERVGSFGATPKTAKKEKRNAAP is encoded by the coding sequence ATGCCGAAATCGATGGGCGTAGTGGAGCAGGCGGTCCCCGCCGGGATCGGCGGGGAGGCGGGCGTCGCAATGAGTAACGGCGGCACGGCAGGACAGGCGGCGGCGGGACGAAAGATCCTGCCGATCGTCGAGGGCGTCGTGCTCGTCGCGGCGCTGCTCGCGCCGCTGGTTCTGCAGGACTATCTCACGGTGTTCGCGACGCGCGTGATCATCCTCGCGCTGTTCGCGCTGTCGTTCGACCTGGTCTGGGGCTATGCCGGCATCATGAGCTTCGGTCAGGCCCTGTTCTTCGGCTCGGCCGGCTATGGCGTCGCGCTGCTCGCGCGTGACCTCGACATCACCAACATCTTCCTGGTGCTGCCGGCGGGCACGCTGATCGGACTCGCCTTCTCGCTGCTGCTCGGCGGCTTCCTGCTGCTCGGCCGGCATCCCTCTAGCGTGATCTTCGTGTCGCTCGGCACGCTCACCGGCTCCTACGCCGCCGACCGCCTCGCGCGCGGCTGGTACTATCTCGGCGGCCAGAACGGCATTCCTTCGATCGCGCCGATGACGCTCGGCGGTTACGAATTCACCGAAGGCCCTGCTTTCTATTATCTCGTGCTCGGCATTCTCGTCGTGGTCTACCTGCTGTGCCGCTTCCTGGTGCGCTCGCAGTTTGGCCTCGCGCTCGCAGGCCTGCGCGAGAACGAGCAGCGCATCGCCTTCTTCGGCTACAAGGTCCAGCACCTGAAGGCGATCATCTTCACGATTGGGGGCGCCGTCGCCGGCCTTGCCGGCAGCCTCTATGCCTTCCACGAAGGTTTCGTCTGGCCCAACATGGTCGGCGTCGTGGTCTCGACCCAGGTGGTGCTCTATGTGCTTTTCGGCGGCTCCGGCACGCTGATCGGCGCCGTCATCGGCGCCATCATCGTCGAAGGCGTCAGCTTCTGGCTCTCGGACAATTACCGCGACATCTGGCCGATCATCCTGGGTCTGCTGCTGCTGCTCGTGATCCTGTTCCGCCCGCTCGGCCTGATCAGTTTCGTGCTCGGCGAGCGCGAGCGGGTCGGCAGCTTCGGTGCGACACCCAAGACGGCCAAAAAGGAGAAGCGCAATGCCGCTCCTTGA
- a CDS encoding ABC transporter ATP-binding protein, whose translation MPLLEAAGIKKIFGKLTALDGAALTVGENEFHGLIGPNGSGKSTLMKCIAGAEVPTQGKVSFVNTDITTFTPTERARAGMSLKFQITSVLPTLTLYDNILLALQAQSSLLDLVFSRTRAALHDQVMTMLTQFRLADRAFDAAAALSHGQQQWLEIAMALAGKPKLLLLDEPTGGMSLEERRVTGELLQPIKQHCSLVIVEHDLDFIRDICDRLTVLDQGKVLASGTVSEIQANKAVQEIYLRRA comes from the coding sequence ATGCCGCTCCTTGAAGCCGCCGGCATCAAGAAGATCTTCGGCAAGCTCACCGCGCTCGACGGCGCCGCGCTCACCGTCGGCGAGAACGAGTTCCACGGGCTGATCGGCCCGAACGGCTCCGGCAAGAGCACGCTGATGAAGTGCATCGCCGGCGCCGAGGTGCCGACGCAAGGCAAGGTCTCCTTCGTCAACACCGACATCACCACGTTCACGCCGACCGAGCGTGCGCGGGCCGGCATGAGCCTGAAATTCCAGATCACCAGCGTGCTGCCGACCTTGACGCTGTACGACAACATCCTGCTCGCGCTGCAGGCGCAGTCCTCGCTGCTCGACCTCGTGTTCTCGCGCACCCGCGCAGCGCTGCACGATCAGGTCATGACCATGCTGACGCAATTCCGCCTCGCCGATCGCGCCTTCGACGCAGCGGCGGCGCTGTCGCACGGCCAGCAGCAATGGCTGGAGATCGCGATGGCGCTCGCCGGCAAGCCGAAGCTTCTGCTGCTGGACGAGCCGACCGGGGGCATGAGCCTGGAGGAGCGCCGCGTCACCGGCGAGTTGCTCCAGCCGATCAAGCAGCACTGTTCGCTCGTCATCGTCGAGCACGACCTCGATTTCATCCGCGACATCTGCGATCGCCTCACCGTGCTCGACCAGGGCAAGGTGCTGGCATCGGGCACCGTGTCCGAGATCCAGGCCAACAAAGCCGTCCAGGAGATTTATCTGCGCCGTGCCTGA
- a CDS encoding ABC transporter ATP-binding protein — MPEFLDIKHLDAGYGRSQVLFDVNLGIPWRGGVAVLGRNGAGKTTLMKTIVGELPAWKGEIGFDGRDISRRATQERVRAGIGYVPQEHSVFARLSVRDNLAVGSLASKKADAVDHVLSIFPKLGQRLDQPAGTLSGGERKMLAIGRAMLGDPKLLLLDEPTEGVWIGVIEEITERLIELAKEISVIIVEQHLDLALRVADYAYVLDRGRVALQGQAGEVRDNPELVRYLAP; from the coding sequence GTGCCTGAATTTTTGGACATCAAGCATCTCGACGCCGGCTATGGCCGCAGCCAGGTCCTGTTCGACGTCAACCTCGGCATTCCCTGGCGCGGCGGCGTCGCCGTGCTCGGCCGCAACGGCGCCGGCAAGACCACGCTGATGAAGACCATCGTCGGCGAGTTGCCGGCATGGAAGGGCGAGATCGGCTTCGACGGCCGCGACATCAGCCGCCGCGCCACCCAGGAGCGCGTCCGCGCCGGCATCGGCTACGTGCCGCAGGAGCATTCGGTGTTCGCGCGCCTGTCGGTGCGCGACAATCTCGCGGTCGGCTCGCTCGCGAGCAAGAAGGCCGACGCTGTCGACCACGTGCTGTCCATCTTCCCGAAACTCGGCCAGCGCCTCGACCAGCCCGCCGGCACGCTCTCCGGCGGCGAACGCAAGATGCTCGCCATCGGCCGCGCCATGCTGGGCGATCCCAAATTGTTGCTGCTCGACGAGCCGACCGAAGGCGTCTGGATCGGCGTGATCGAGGAAATCACCGAGCGCCTGATCGAACTCGCCAAGGAGATCTCCGTCATCATCGTCGAACAGCACCTCGACCTCGCGCTGCGCGTCGCCGACTACGCCTACGTGCTGGACCGCGGACGGGTCGCGCTGCAGGGGCAGGCGGGCGAGGTGAGGGACAATCCGGAGCTGGTGCGGTATCTGGCGCCGTAA